A single window of Streptomyces sp. NBC_00464 DNA harbors:
- a CDS encoding helix-turn-helix transcriptional regulator → MSTFDEVVYRVVLTGPQVAVRDLAESVGAGAARTGQALKRLAALGLVRRVGRGQWEAVSPHSALSALLHLRRSETETVFAGVETEFAELHRLHRAGQLRSDPGALVEVLTGQEVMARKIEELSRSVTTHLWTLDKPPYLEPVGEPHHNERETSTTREWRERGVDIRGVYCLESIEPPGRLESILNLAALGEQSRLLPHLPFKARIVDRRVAVVPLAGGSKDSIVLVHPSGLLDGLIELFEAYWERAEPLLSEGLGVVEGPSEEELMLVRLLHAGFKDQAIARQLGVSVRTATRRVAALMRKLNAVTRFQAGVEARERGWV, encoded by the coding sequence GTGAGCACGTTCGACGAGGTCGTGTACCGCGTGGTTCTGACGGGGCCACAGGTCGCGGTGCGTGATCTCGCGGAGAGCGTGGGGGCCGGAGCGGCGCGTACCGGACAGGCGTTGAAGCGCCTCGCCGCTCTGGGGCTGGTGCGGCGGGTGGGGCGGGGCCAGTGGGAGGCGGTGAGTCCGCACTCGGCCTTGTCGGCGTTGCTGCACCTCCGCCGGTCGGAGACGGAGACGGTGTTCGCCGGGGTGGAGACGGAGTTCGCCGAACTGCATCGCCTGCACCGGGCCGGGCAGTTGCGGTCGGACCCGGGTGCCCTGGTGGAAGTGCTGACGGGTCAGGAGGTGATGGCCCGAAAGATCGAGGAGTTGAGCCGGTCCGTCACGACGCATCTGTGGACGCTGGACAAACCGCCGTATCTGGAGCCGGTGGGAGAGCCGCACCACAACGAGCGGGAGACGTCGACGACGAGGGAGTGGCGGGAGCGTGGCGTGGACATCCGGGGCGTGTACTGCCTGGAGTCGATCGAGCCGCCCGGGCGGCTGGAGTCGATTCTGAACCTGGCGGCGCTCGGGGAGCAGTCACGCCTGTTGCCGCACCTTCCGTTCAAGGCGCGGATCGTGGACCGGCGGGTCGCGGTGGTGCCGTTGGCGGGAGGGAGCAAGGACTCGATCGTGCTGGTGCATCCGTCGGGCCTGCTGGACGGTCTGATCGAGTTGTTCGAGGCCTACTGGGAGCGGGCCGAGCCCCTGCTTTCCGAAGGGCTCGGCGTGGTGGAGGGTCCCAGCGAGGAGGAGTTGATGCTGGTGCGGTTACTGCATGCCGGGTTCAAGGACCAAGCGATCGCACGGCAGTTGGGAGTCAGCGTGCGTACGGCGACGCGTCGGGTCGCGGCGTTGATGCGGAAGCTGAATGCGGTGACGCGGTTTCAGGCCGGAGTGGAGGCACGGGAGCGGGGCTGGGTCTGA
- a CDS encoding DUF397 domain-containing protein, producing the protein MNTTELTWFKSSYSGSSGDSCVEVALSWHKSSYSSGSGDSCVEVATCPTTVHIRDSKVEEGPQLALSPTSWTRFVAYAVQS; encoded by the coding sequence ATGAACACGACGGAACTGACCTGGTTCAAGAGCAGCTACAGCGGCAGCTCCGGCGACTCCTGTGTGGAAGTCGCCCTGTCCTGGCACAAGTCGAGCTACAGCAGCGGCTCAGGCGACTCCTGCGTAGAGGTCGCCACCTGCCCCACCACCGTCCACATCCGCGACTCCAAGGTCGAGGAGGGCCCCCAGCTCGCCCTCTCCCCCACATCCTGGACGCGCTTCGTGGCGTACGCCGTCCAGAGCTGA
- a CDS encoding RidA family protein: MPRAVTLIRSAALSDVAEYAYAATAPAEARLIFLAGACPLNEDGSTAAVGDYAGQAAKAVENMQTALHAAGASLEDVISTRVLVASARQEDLGTAWKVVRAAFGDHDVPSTLMGVTVLGYHDQLVEIESVAAVLD, from the coding sequence ATGCCCCGTGCCGTCACCCTGATCCGCTCCGCCGCCCTGTCCGACGTCGCCGAGTACGCCTACGCGGCCACCGCCCCAGCCGAGGCGCGCCTGATCTTCCTGGCGGGGGCCTGCCCGCTGAACGAGGACGGTTCGACGGCGGCGGTCGGGGACTACGCGGGCCAGGCCGCGAAAGCCGTGGAGAACATGCAGACCGCGCTGCATGCGGCCGGCGCCTCCTTGGAGGACGTCATCAGCACCCGCGTGCTCGTCGCGTCCGCCCGGCAGGAGGACCTGGGGACCGCGTGGAAGGTGGTCCGGGCCGCCTTCGGTGACCATGACGTGCCCAGCACGTTGATGGGCGTCACCGTGCTCGGCTACCACGACCAGCTCGTCGAGATCGAGTCCGTCGCCGCCGTGCTCGACTGA
- a CDS encoding helix-turn-helix domain-containing protein, producing the protein MTDSLVETGGTTATCGEPESSDSLKAFGEVLKVLRKRAGLTQEEFAPLVRYSVTMVASIEQGRRFPPPAFVERAEDVLDAMGVLRAAAKHLSRRPGLASWFRQWAQLEREAIILQTYECRLVPGLLQTEAYARTLFAEKLPPMGDEQIEAQVAARLERQELLRQRPNTAYSFILEEHLLLRRTGGRAVTAELIEHLLELASLRNIELQIMPVVRERHAGIDGPMQLLETPENRWLGYSEGQESGQFISDPKVVSTLQMRYARMRSQALSLEDSLSLLRQMRGA; encoded by the coding sequence ATGACCGACAGCTTGGTGGAGACGGGCGGAACGACGGCGACGTGCGGGGAGCCCGAATCCTCGGACAGCCTCAAGGCGTTCGGGGAGGTGCTCAAGGTCCTGCGCAAACGGGCCGGGCTCACGCAGGAGGAGTTCGCCCCGCTGGTGCGGTATTCGGTGACGATGGTCGCCTCGATCGAGCAAGGGCGCCGCTTCCCGCCGCCCGCGTTCGTGGAGCGGGCCGAGGACGTGCTGGACGCCATGGGGGTGTTGCGGGCGGCGGCCAAGCATCTGTCGCGGCGGCCGGGGCTGGCCAGCTGGTTCCGCCAGTGGGCCCAGTTGGAGCGGGAGGCGATCATCCTCCAGACGTACGAATGCCGGTTGGTTCCGGGTCTGTTGCAGACGGAGGCGTATGCGAGGACGCTGTTCGCCGAAAAGTTGCCGCCGATGGGCGACGAGCAGATCGAGGCCCAGGTGGCGGCCCGGCTGGAACGCCAGGAGCTGTTACGGCAGCGACCCAACACTGCATACAGCTTCATCCTTGAAGAGCATCTGCTGCTGCGTAGAACCGGTGGCCGGGCTGTCACTGCCGAGCTGATCGAGCACCTGCTGGAACTGGCTTCCCTCCGCAACATCGAGCTTCAGATCATGCCGGTGGTGCGGGAGCGTCATGCGGGAATCGACGGACCCATGCAGCTCCTTGAGACTCCCGAGAACCGCTGGCTCGGCTACTCCGAGGGACAGGAAAGCGGCCAGTTCATCTCCGATCCCAAAGTCGTCAGCACGCTCCAAATGCGATATGCCAGGATGCGTTCGCAGGCTCTCTCACTGGAGGACTCCCTGAGCCTGCTGCGGCAGATGCGAGGAGCGTAA
- a CDS encoding VOC family protein: MLKLTDFIIDCPEPMKLAAFYAEVTGEPVKPDSDDNWAGIKLGKIELAFQRVDNFRAPNWPDDEHPKQFHLDFEVDEFEPEEQRLTALGATLRKDFVGEEGYGWRVYTDPVGHPFCLCRNRRVQWIDGEPVGL, translated from the coding sequence ATGCTGAAGCTCACCGATTTCATCATCGACTGCCCCGAGCCCATGAAGCTCGCGGCGTTCTACGCCGAGGTCACCGGCGAACCCGTCAAGCCCGACAGCGACGACAACTGGGCCGGCATCAAGTTGGGCAAGATCGAGCTCGCGTTCCAGCGCGTCGACAACTTCCGCGCCCCGAACTGGCCCGACGACGAGCACCCCAAGCAGTTCCACCTCGACTTCGAAGTCGACGAGTTCGAACCCGAGGAACAGCGCCTCACCGCCCTCGGCGCCACCCTCCGCAAGGACTTCGTCGGCGAGGAGGGCTACGGCTGGCGCGTCTACACCGACCCGGTCGGCCACCCCTTCTGCCTGTGCCGCAACAGGCGCGTCCAGTGGATCGACGGCGAGCCCGTCGGGCTCTGA
- a CDS encoding ATP-binding protein: MEAPVTPHRPCTERLFVQRFSSTPRGARLARRLAVHQLHAWGVPYRTDASDTAALLVAELAANAVTHGRVPGRDFELRLALAMGDPETLGTLRIEVTDTRGECRPPGPGEVVKPPPGSGSGHGLVLVEALADRWAVLERVPPGRPGKTVRVELDLLF; encoded by the coding sequence ATGGAAGCACCCGTCACCCCACACCGACCGTGCACCGAGCGGCTGTTCGTGCAGCGGTTCAGCTCCACACCCCGGGGCGCACGGCTCGCCCGCAGGCTCGCCGTTCATCAGCTGCACGCCTGGGGCGTCCCGTACCGCACGGACGCGTCCGACACCGCGGCGCTGCTGGTGGCCGAGCTGGCGGCCAACGCGGTGACCCATGGACGCGTACCGGGAAGGGACTTCGAGCTGCGGCTCGCCCTCGCCATGGGTGATCCGGAGACGCTCGGCACGCTCCGTATCGAGGTCACCGACACCCGGGGCGAATGCCGCCCGCCGGGCCCCGGGGAGGTCGTGAAACCGCCGCCCGGGTCCGGCAGCGGGCACGGGCTGGTGCTGGTCGAGGCACTGGCGGACCGGTGGGCGGTACTGGAGCGCGTACCCCCGGGGCGGCCGGGAAAGACGGTTCGCGTGGAGCTGGACCTGCTGTTCTGA
- a CDS encoding DUF4344 domain-containing metallopeptidase: MEGTSTRTRAMVALAASLAIASVTGCASGTAGAARGHTVQAAPTAPATGSPVRDAALPQKTTPAPQGTGELVVTYEAGATQEDQQAQQFLQANEVLEGVAAHANSRIALPQNIPLTGRSCGEVNAFWDPKTQSITLCYELISQFAPVFSAQNTTGTEAQQTRATEDDLIGFTNSSVLHELGHGLIDVYGLATTGKEEDAADQLATLLLVGDSLHREYAVSAIDAWGALAAADQQGDISGKFSDEHSLSAQRFYNEICWLYGSDPSSFQGVVQSAENPDGVLPETRAARCPAEFEQMNDAWSTLLQPYLKS, encoded by the coding sequence GTGGAAGGCACCAGTACGCGAACACGGGCGATGGTCGCGCTCGCCGCCTCCCTCGCGATCGCATCGGTCACGGGCTGCGCATCGGGCACCGCCGGCGCCGCGCGCGGGCACACGGTCCAGGCCGCACCGACCGCGCCGGCGACAGGGAGCCCGGTCCGGGACGCCGCGCTACCGCAGAAGACCACTCCCGCCCCTCAGGGCACCGGGGAACTCGTCGTCACCTACGAGGCCGGTGCGACCCAGGAGGACCAGCAGGCCCAGCAGTTCCTTCAGGCGAACGAAGTCCTGGAAGGCGTCGCGGCGCACGCCAACTCCCGGATCGCCCTGCCCCAGAACATACCCCTGACCGGGCGCAGCTGCGGTGAGGTCAACGCCTTCTGGGACCCCAAGACGCAGAGCATCACGCTCTGCTACGAACTCATCTCCCAGTTCGCCCCCGTCTTCAGCGCGCAGAACACCACGGGCACCGAGGCCCAGCAGACGCGGGCCACCGAGGACGACCTCATCGGCTTCACCAACAGTTCCGTCCTCCATGAACTGGGCCACGGGCTGATCGACGTCTACGGCCTGGCGACCACCGGCAAGGAGGAGGACGCGGCCGACCAGCTCGCCACCCTGCTGCTCGTGGGTGACTCCCTGCACCGCGAGTACGCGGTGAGTGCCATCGACGCGTGGGGCGCGCTCGCCGCGGCGGACCAACAGGGAGACATCTCAGGGAAGTTCTCGGACGAGCACTCGCTCAGTGCCCAGCGCTTCTACAACGAGATCTGCTGGTTGTACGGCTCCGACCCCAGCTCCTTCCAGGGCGTCGTGCAAAGCGCGGAGAACCCGGACGGCGTGCTGCCCGAGACCCGTGCGGCCAGGTGCCCCGCTGAGTTCGAGCAGATGAACGACGCATGGAGCACTCTGCTTCAGCCGTACCTCAAGAGCTGA
- a CDS encoding SDR family oxidoreductase: MTTTENGSGTQELAGKRALVTGGSRGIGAAIVRQLRDAGAEVLTTARSAARTVPDGVTFVEADVRTRAGAETIAAAAQKTLGGVDILVNNAGGAGPFLQTADIPDEEWQNQLDLNYLASVRLDALLAPGMREQGSGAIVHVSSAATPFTPPPFLHYTAAKAALENYSRGLAQELAPSGIRVNIVSPGRTETPGGEATREEWARMLPGSGADNSGVPLGRVGRPDDIADAVLFLVSDRASWVTGNILTVDGGEFPRS, encoded by the coding sequence ATGACCACGACGGAGAATGGATCGGGAACGCAAGAACTCGCCGGAAAGCGGGCCCTGGTCACGGGTGGCTCTCGCGGAATCGGAGCAGCCATCGTGCGCCAACTCCGCGATGCCGGCGCCGAGGTGCTCACCACCGCCCGGTCGGCAGCACGTACGGTGCCGGACGGCGTCACCTTCGTCGAGGCCGACGTGCGGACACGGGCCGGTGCGGAGACCATCGCCGCGGCCGCGCAGAAGACGCTCGGCGGGGTGGACATCCTGGTCAACAACGCGGGTGGGGCGGGGCCGTTCCTGCAGACCGCGGACATCCCGGACGAGGAGTGGCAGAACCAGCTGGATCTGAACTACCTGGCCTCCGTGCGGCTGGACGCCCTGTTGGCGCCGGGAATGCGGGAACAGGGTTCGGGGGCGATCGTGCACGTGTCCTCGGCCGCGACCCCGTTCACGCCCCCGCCGTTCCTGCACTACACCGCGGCGAAGGCCGCGTTGGAGAACTACAGCCGTGGGCTGGCCCAGGAGCTGGCACCGTCCGGTATCCGGGTCAACATCGTCAGCCCCGGCAGGACCGAGACCCCCGGCGGCGAGGCGACGCGCGAGGAGTGGGCGCGCATGCTCCCGGGGTCCGGCGCGGACAACAGCGGCGTGCCGCTGGGACGCGTCGGCCGGCCCGACGACATCGCCGACGCGGTGCTGTTCCTTGTTTCCGACCGGGCGAGCTGGGTGACCGGGAATATTCTCACCGTGGACGGCGGCGAATTCCCCAGGAGCTGA
- a CDS encoding LysR family transcriptional regulator, producing the protein MSLRQFEYALAVAEEGSVTAAAERLHVAQPSVSQQIRNLERELGVELFARTPTGLVATVVGRAFLREAEVAVSAARKARATARAGADELVGELVVAAQMGFGTRQLPGALDALRRRFPQLEVTVFEEPSSAELERLCRRGVLDLALMAACERSPADAHHLGDEEFVVVLGPGDRRLAADRVDLRELDGEAWVRFDRDSAIDGVLLGVLRDNDLTPATAARVTQIATAVRWAAHGLGVTLVPASAVPHGYEHLVRPVFPAVSQPVIAVLRQDAGPGETALLDLLRRETRTESPQTQPRSRASTPA; encoded by the coding sequence ATGAGTCTTCGTCAGTTCGAGTACGCGCTGGCTGTGGCCGAGGAGGGCTCGGTGACGGCTGCGGCGGAGCGGCTGCACGTGGCTCAGCCGTCGGTGTCCCAGCAGATCCGCAACCTGGAGCGGGAACTCGGCGTGGAACTGTTCGCCCGCACTCCGACCGGGCTCGTGGCCACCGTGGTCGGCCGCGCGTTCCTGCGGGAGGCGGAGGTCGCGGTGAGCGCGGCGCGGAAGGCGAGGGCGACGGCGCGGGCCGGTGCCGACGAGCTGGTGGGCGAGCTGGTGGTCGCGGCGCAGATGGGCTTCGGTACGCGGCAGTTGCCGGGCGCGCTGGACGCGCTGCGCCGCCGCTTCCCGCAGCTGGAGGTGACCGTCTTCGAGGAGCCGAGCTCCGCGGAGCTGGAGCGGTTGTGCCGCCGGGGCGTGCTGGACCTGGCCCTGATGGCGGCGTGCGAGCGGAGCCCCGCCGACGCCCACCACCTCGGCGACGAGGAGTTCGTCGTGGTGCTCGGACCCGGCGACCGGCGGCTTGCCGCGGACCGGGTCGACCTGCGTGAGCTGGACGGGGAGGCGTGGGTGAGGTTCGACCGCGACAGTGCGATCGACGGCGTACTGCTGGGTGTGTTGCGGGACAACGACCTGACCCCGGCCACGGCCGCCCGCGTGACGCAGATCGCGACGGCCGTGCGCTGGGCCGCCCATGGCCTGGGCGTGACGCTCGTCCCGGCCTCCGCGGTGCCCCACGGTTACGAGCACCTTGTCCGCCCGGTGTTCCCGGCCGTCTCGCAGCCCGTCATCGCCGTGCTCCGACAGGACGCGGGCCCGGGGGAGACGGCCCTGCTCGACCTTCTGCGCCGGGAGACCCGGACCGAGTCGCCTCAGACCCAGCCCCGCTCCCGTGCCTCCACTCCGGCCTGA
- a CDS encoding S8 family serine peptidase has product MTPQPRRASRIRRGTIGALLTTTLAALSLPLATPASATGPASPPAAGTYLITLADQPLVTYDGSVDDLPATRPTAGRKLDVTSANAKRYRSHLTDEQTHVAKKVGATVSQHYAVTTNTFSAHLNAAQLVQLARTEGVTNIAPDRLHQATDDKNSTDFLGLSGRKGLWAALGGTAKAGQGIVVGDIDTGIWPESASFKAPALTSKKPSGKHGKKPSKDERYRPYLDGTTTVMHKADGTTFTGTCQTGESFIAAACNEKIISARYFGEGWLRNVPESNRGGYISPRDSEGHGTHTASTAAGNAGVRATADGNDLGTISGVAPAATVAVYKALWQSKDGTQDGGLTSDLVAAIDQAVADGVDVINYSLGAMFESDYDDPSQVALRNAAAAGIFVATAGGNAGPEAASLDNTAPWTTTVAAGTIAPYTGTVTLGNGKSYTGISTSVHDTVGSAPLVRAAAVKNADADTADADLCIAGTLDPALTTGKTVVCDRGTNARIDKSAEVKRAGGIAMVLVNLRNESSDGDLHSIPTVHLSGSDATAVRDYAATDGATATLTSGGKGATYPQVAGFSSRGPSLVGKGDLLKPDITAPGATILAAVAPPGNHGRDFDFYSGTSMATPHIAGLAALYLSEHPTWSPMSIKSAMMTTASPTKTDDGRNSGDVFAQGAGEVEARAMLRPGLVYDSNEKDWLAYLEGVGIDTRTGTEAIDPSDLNYPSIAIGELFGTQTVTRTVTATSAGTYRAKVDLPGIKATVSPSVLHFSHAGQKRTFTVKLDVTTAHSGALDTGSLTWTSGRTTVRSPIAVTPQSVHAPDEVKGTGTSGETTYSVTPATSTLTATANGPVSSPLTKGTLTGTAAETYYEANIPAGTKASQITIHFDPAADTIVGVVWGRMVDGVLQDGAFADPDSNGTSTISLRQPNAGTIFVAVVALGSTDDTVTPYTYQVNNITEDSPVTGKVTVTPDHARVTPGTPTDLTATWSGVPAGARSTVWIEYPNGAGTFLTLN; this is encoded by the coding sequence GTGACACCTCAGCCACGAAGAGCGTCCCGCATCCGGCGCGGCACCATCGGTGCCCTGCTCACCACCACCCTCGCCGCCCTCAGCCTGCCCCTCGCCACCCCCGCCTCCGCGACGGGCCCCGCCAGTCCTCCGGCTGCCGGCACCTACCTGATCACCCTCGCCGACCAGCCGCTCGTCACGTACGACGGCAGCGTCGACGACCTCCCCGCCACGCGGCCCACCGCGGGCAGGAAGCTCGACGTCACCAGCGCGAACGCCAAGCGCTACCGCTCCCACCTGACGGACGAGCAGACGCATGTAGCCAAGAAGGTCGGCGCCACCGTCAGCCAGCACTACGCCGTCACCACCAACACCTTCAGCGCCCACCTCAACGCCGCCCAGCTCGTCCAGCTGGCCCGCACCGAGGGCGTCACCAACATCGCGCCCGACCGGCTCCACCAGGCCACCGACGACAAGAACTCCACCGACTTCCTGGGCCTCTCCGGCCGCAAGGGACTGTGGGCCGCTCTCGGTGGCACGGCCAAGGCCGGTCAGGGCATCGTCGTCGGCGATATCGACACCGGCATCTGGCCCGAGAGCGCCTCCTTCAAGGCCCCGGCGCTCACCAGCAAGAAGCCCAGCGGCAAGCACGGCAAGAAGCCCTCCAAGGACGAGCGCTACCGGCCCTACCTCGACGGCACGACCACCGTCATGCACAAGGCCGACGGCACCACCTTCACCGGCACCTGCCAGACCGGCGAGAGCTTCATCGCCGCCGCTTGCAACGAGAAGATCATCAGCGCCCGCTACTTCGGCGAGGGCTGGCTCCGGAACGTCCCCGAATCCAACCGCGGCGGCTACATATCCCCCCGCGACAGCGAAGGCCACGGCACCCACACCGCATCGACCGCGGCCGGCAACGCCGGGGTCCGGGCCACCGCCGACGGCAATGACCTCGGCACCATCTCCGGCGTCGCCCCGGCCGCCACCGTCGCCGTCTACAAGGCCCTCTGGCAGAGCAAGGACGGCACCCAGGACGGCGGCCTGACAAGCGACCTCGTCGCCGCCATCGACCAGGCCGTCGCCGACGGTGTGGACGTCATCAACTACTCCCTCGGCGCCATGTTCGAGAGCGATTACGACGACCCCTCCCAGGTCGCGCTCCGCAACGCCGCCGCCGCCGGCATCTTCGTCGCCACCGCCGGAGGCAACGCCGGCCCCGAAGCCGCCAGCCTCGACAACACGGCTCCCTGGACCACCACCGTCGCCGCCGGAACCATTGCCCCCTACACGGGCACCGTCACCCTCGGCAACGGGAAGAGCTACACGGGCATCAGCACCAGCGTGCACGACACCGTCGGCTCCGCGCCCCTCGTCCGTGCCGCCGCGGTCAAGAACGCCGACGCCGACACCGCCGACGCCGACCTGTGCATCGCGGGCACGCTCGACCCCGCGCTCACCACCGGAAAGACCGTCGTCTGCGACCGGGGCACCAATGCCCGCATCGACAAGTCCGCCGAGGTCAAGAGGGCCGGCGGCATCGCCATGGTCCTGGTCAACCTGCGTAACGAGAGCAGCGACGGCGACCTGCACTCCATACCGACCGTCCACCTGAGCGGCTCCGACGCCACCGCCGTACGCGACTACGCCGCCACGGACGGCGCCACCGCCACCCTCACCAGCGGCGGCAAGGGCGCCACCTACCCGCAGGTCGCCGGTTTCTCCTCCCGCGGACCCTCCCTCGTGGGCAAGGGCGACCTCCTCAAGCCCGACATCACCGCGCCCGGTGCCACCATCCTCGCCGCCGTCGCTCCGCCCGGTAACCACGGCCGCGACTTCGACTTCTACTCCGGCACCTCCATGGCGACCCCGCACATCGCCGGTCTCGCCGCCCTCTACCTCTCCGAGCACCCCACCTGGTCCCCGATGAGCATCAAGTCGGCCATGATGACCACCGCTTCCCCGACCAAGACCGACGACGGCAGGAACAGCGGCGACGTCTTCGCCCAGGGCGCCGGCGAGGTCGAGGCCCGGGCGATGCTCCGGCCGGGACTCGTCTACGACTCCAACGAAAAGGACTGGCTGGCCTACCTCGAAGGTGTCGGCATCGACACCCGGACCGGCACCGAGGCCATCGATCCCAGCGACCTCAACTACCCCTCCATCGCCATCGGTGAGCTCTTCGGCACCCAGACGGTCACCCGTACCGTCACCGCCACCTCGGCCGGCACCTACCGGGCCAAGGTCGACCTCCCCGGCATCAAGGCCACCGTCTCCCCGTCCGTCCTGCACTTCAGCCACGCCGGACAGAAGCGCACCTTCACCGTCAAGCTCGACGTGACCACCGCGCACTCGGGAGCCCTCGACACCGGTTCCCTCACCTGGACCTCGGGCCGCACCACCGTCCGCAGCCCGATCGCCGTCACCCCGCAGAGCGTCCACGCCCCTGACGAGGTCAAGGGCACCGGCACGAGCGGCGAGACCACCTACTCCGTCACCCCGGCCACCAGCACCCTCACGGCCACCGCCAACGGCCCGGTCTCCTCGCCCCTCACCAAGGGCACTCTGACCGGAACCGCTGCCGAGACCTACTACGAGGCGAACATCCCGGCCGGCACCAAGGCCTCCCAGATCACGATCCACTTCGACCCGGCGGCAGACACCATCGTCGGCGTCGTCTGGGGCCGGATGGTCGACGGCGTCCTGCAGGACGGTGCTTTCGCTGATCCCGACAGCAACGGAACATCCACCATCAGCCTGCGGCAGCCGAACGCAGGGACGATCTTCGTGGCCGTGGTCGCCCTCGGCAGTACGGACGACACCGTCACCCCGTACACCTACCAGGTGAACAACATCACCGAGGACAGCCCGGTCACCGGCAAGGTCACGGTCACGCCCGACCACGCCCGTGTCACCCCCGGCACCCCGACCGACCTGACCGCCACCTGGTCCGGCGTTCCGGCGGGAGCCCGGTCCACCGTCTGGATCGAATACCCGAACGGCGCGGGAACCTTCCTGACACTCAATTAA